The segment AGCTTTTGCGTCCTATAAATATAAGCGGGCTTTCGCCTTTGCAGGCGTCGTTTGGAATGATCTTTGGGGCGGGCATTGACATGATATGCGACTTTCCCGATAAAAGCGGCCTAGACGCCATATTATCCGCCGCATCATCTGTGTCCGATATCCCTGCGGACGCCGATCTCGGCGAGTATGAGACGTTTTGCACAGGCTGCGGGCTTTGCCGCATGTGCCCGATAAAGTCGCAGGCGCCTGTGCTTATGGCGGCGTATAATGCATACATAGTATCAGGCAGAACGGAGGATATGGTGGAGTATGCAAGACGGGCGTTCGGCGAGGACGAATACCTTTACAACACGCGCAAATGCATAGGATGCCGCCTCTGCGAGCGGATATGTCCGCAGGGGATAAAAATAAGCGAAAGAATAGAGCGGCTTAAAAACGAAGCCCATAAAACATAGGAGTGATAATTGTGAAATACGACGTTATCATAGTAGGCGCAGGTCCGGCCGGTATATTTACGGCATACGAGATGCTTGTGATGGGAACGAAAAAGAAGATACTTATAATGGAAAAGGGCAGACGCATAGAGGAAAGGAAATGTCCCAAGGAGATCGTGGGACGCTGCTTAAACTGTAAGCCTAACTGCCATATCACAACGGGCTTTTCCGGCGCGGGAGCGTTTTCCGACGGTAAGCTTTCGCTTTCATATGAGGTCGGAGGCGAGCTTCCGACGGTCATTGGCGAGGAAACGGCGCAAAAAACGATAGAGTATACCGATAAGATATATTTAAAATTCGGCGCCGATCCGAAAATAGAGGGAGTCGGAAATCCCGTAAAAGTCAAGGAGATAAGAAAGCGCGCGATACAGGCGGGACTTAAGCTCGTTGACTGCCCCATACGCCACATGGGCACTGAGCGTGCGCAAAAGATCTATGCCGAGATAGAGAAGTTCCTTCTCGACTCGGGCGTGGAGATAATGTTCGGCTGCGAGTGCATAAATCTTATATTGGATGATTCAAAATGCCTTGGCGTCCGCGCCGTTATGCGCGGACAGGAGTTTGAAACTTTTTCGGATCATACCATAGTATGCACAGGAAGGCGCGGCGCAGACTGGCTTGAGAAGCTGTGCGAGGAGCACGGTATAGCGCATCAGCCCGGCACGGTAGATATCGGCGTGCGCGTAGAGGTGAGAAACGAGGTCATGGAAGAGGTGAACGATGTGCTCTATGAATCGAAGCTCATCGGATATCCCAGGCCTTTCAAGAATAAAGTGCGTACCTTCTGTCAGAACCCCGGCGGATTTGTAAGCCAGGAGAATTACGACAACGATCTTGCCGTGGTGAACGGACATTCGTATAAAGAGAAAAAGTCGAACAATACGAATTTGGCGATACTCTGTTCGCACAATTTTTCGGTGCCGTTCAATCAGCCTATCGCATACGCGCAGAAGGTAGGCGAGCTTACGAATATGCTTGCGAACGGTCATATTCTCGTGCAGCGCTTCGGGGATATTTTGGACGGCAAGCGTACGTGGCAAAAGGAGCTCATGCAGTCGAACCTTACGCCGACCATACCCGACGCCGTGGCGGGCGATATAACTGCGGCAATGCCGTACCGCTCAATGACGAATATAATAAACTTCATGCAGGCGGTAGATATCGTAGTGCCGGGCTTTGCCTCTACGGAGACGCTTTTATACTCGCCGGAGCTTAAATTCTACTCGAATAAAGTAAAGATGGACGAAGACTTCAACACGAATATAGAAGGACTTCACTGCCTGGGCGACTCGAGCGGATGGACGCGCGGCCTTATGATGGCTTCGATAATGGGCGTGCTTATGGGAAGAAAGCTTGCTTAAATAAAGAATACAGATATGTAAAAAGTGCCGCGAGAAGCGCGGCACTTTTAAATTTGTGTTTCTATTTGTTTTCAACGGCCTCACGTGCGGCAGCGCTCGGCGCCGTTTCGCCGTTATGCTCCGCCGCGTTATTCTTGAACGCCGTTGAAAGCATGAGGCGTATGCGGTTAAGCTGATTTACGGTGCTTGCGCCGGGGTCATAGTCTATTGCAACTATATTGGCCTTCGGGTTCTGTCTTTTTATCTCCTTCATTATGCCCTTGCCCGTAACGTGGTTCGGCAGACATGCGAACGGCTGCATGCATATGATGTTTGTAACGCCCTCTTCGACGAGCTCTATCATTTCTCCCGTGAGAAGCCAGCCCTCGCCCGATATGTTGCCGAGCGATACTACAGAGCTTGCCGCCTTGGCGGTGTCGTTTATATGCCTGGGATAGCCGAATTTTGTGCCCTTCAGGGCGTTTACCATCGGCTTACGCACCCTTTCCATTATATCAATGAGCGCATTCTGTATGGTGCGCGCCTTTTTTGAACCGTCAAGAAGCGTGTACTTTTCATTGGCGTGATGCAGAACGTAGAAGAAAAATCCCGCAAGATCTGGCACTACGGCCTCGGCGCCTTCCGATTCCACTATGCCTACGAGGTCGTTGTTCGCGCCGGGATGATACTTTACGAGTATTTCTCCTACGAGACCTACTCTCGGCTTATTCATCTCGTAAACGGGCAGCTCGTCAAATTCGCGGACGATGCTTTTGATTATGCGCTTGTATTCGCTAAACGAGCCGCGCTGCAGCGCCTCTTTGCATATGGAGTTCCACTTTTCGTAGAGTCTGTTCGCGCTGCCCGGCTCCTTTTCATACGGGCGTACGCGGTACAGCACGCGCATCAAAAGATCGCCGTATAAGATCGCCTGAACGCCGCGCTTTACGAGGCCGAAGCTTACTTTAAAGCCCGGCTGCTTGTCAAGGCCGACAAAGTTTAAAGAGAGCACGGGTATATTCGTAAGCCCCGCGTCGCGAAGCGCCTTCTTTATCATCGAGATATAATTCGTAGCACGGCATCCGCCGCCCGTCTGTGTTATAACTACAGCCGTAGTATCAAGGTCGTACTCGCCCGAATTGAGGGCGTGCATTATCTGGCCGATCGTAAGTATCGACGGATAGCATGCGTCGTTGTTTACGTATTTTAAGCCCTCCTCGACTATGGCGGGATCCTCGTGCGGAAGTATAACGAGATTGTAGCCCGATATTCTGAACGCTTCCTCGATGAGCCTGAAATGTATAGGCGACATTTCGGGCGCAAGTATCGTATAGCGTTTCTTCATTTCCTTTGTGAATATT is part of the Clostridia bacterium genome and harbors:
- a CDS encoding FAD-dependent oxidoreductase; this translates as MKYDVIIVGAGPAGIFTAYEMLVMGTKKKILIMEKGRRIEERKCPKEIVGRCLNCKPNCHITTGFSGAGAFSDGKLSLSYEVGGELPTVIGEETAQKTIEYTDKIYLKFGADPKIEGVGNPVKVKEIRKRAIQAGLKLVDCPIRHMGTERAQKIYAEIEKFLLDSGVEIMFGCECINLILDDSKCLGVRAVMRGQEFETFSDHTIVCTGRRGADWLEKLCEEHGIAHQPGTVDIGVRVEVRNEVMEEVNDVLYESKLIGYPRPFKNKVRTFCQNPGGFVSQENYDNDLAVVNGHSYKEKKSNNTNLAILCSHNFSVPFNQPIAYAQKVGELTNMLANGHILVQRFGDILDGKRTWQKELMQSNLTPTIPDAVAGDITAAMPYRSMTNIINFMQAVDIVVPGFASTETLLYSPELKFYSNKVKMDEDFNTNIEGLHCLGDSSGWTRGLMMASIMGVLMGRKLA